A single Nocardioides bizhenqiangii DNA region contains:
- a CDS encoding rhamnulokinase, producing MTEPVRVAAVDLGATSGRVMSGRITDSRVEINELHRFPNGAVPVRDGLFWDVLGIYREVLHGIREVATTGPLHGIGIDSWAIDYGLLDRDGQLLGLPFSHRDARTDGVAEKVVAEIGAAELYATTGIQQLPFNTLYQLVAARGSAALEAADTMLLLPDLLGFWLTGVAGAERTNASTTQLYDARAGEWAVDLCRRLGLPWSILPPLRDPGSVAGPLLPDVARDLGVTADVPVVAVGSHDTASAVVGVPAATDRFAYISSGTWSLVGLELDRPVLTEQARLADFTNELGVDGTVRFLKNVTGLWVLSECLRSWGDRRLKDVELRSLIATAAEFEPLRTVIDINDRRLLAPSTVADPMPERVAALAREAGELVPHSPVAITRCIVDSLAVAYRRHVRTAADLAGVTLDVVHVVGGGSQNEVLCQLTADACGLPVLAGPVEAAALGNVLVQGRALGADLPDLAAMRSLVRRSYDVRRYEPRGGADWADAEARVR from the coding sequence ATGACTGAGCCTGTGCGAGTGGCGGCGGTCGACCTCGGCGCCACCAGCGGCCGGGTGATGTCCGGACGGATCACGGACAGCCGGGTCGAGATCAACGAGCTGCACCGCTTCCCCAACGGCGCGGTACCGGTGCGTGACGGCCTGTTCTGGGACGTCCTCGGGATCTACCGCGAGGTGCTGCACGGCATCCGTGAGGTCGCGACCACCGGGCCGCTGCACGGGATCGGCATCGACTCCTGGGCGATCGACTACGGCCTCCTGGACCGGGACGGCCAGCTGCTCGGGCTGCCGTTCAGCCACCGCGACGCCCGGACCGACGGCGTGGCCGAGAAGGTCGTGGCGGAGATCGGCGCCGCCGAGCTCTACGCCACCACCGGGATCCAACAGCTGCCGTTCAACACGCTCTACCAGCTCGTCGCGGCCCGCGGCTCCGCGGCGCTCGAGGCGGCGGACACGATGCTCCTCCTGCCCGACCTGCTCGGCTTCTGGCTGACCGGCGTGGCCGGCGCGGAGCGCACCAACGCCTCCACCACCCAGCTTTACGACGCGCGCGCCGGCGAGTGGGCCGTCGACCTCTGTCGCCGGCTCGGGCTCCCGTGGTCGATCCTGCCGCCGCTGCGGGACCCGGGGTCGGTGGCCGGGCCGCTGCTGCCCGACGTCGCGCGCGACCTCGGCGTCACCGCGGACGTCCCGGTGGTCGCCGTCGGCTCGCACGACACCGCGTCGGCCGTGGTCGGCGTGCCCGCCGCGACCGACCGGTTCGCCTACATCTCCTCGGGCACCTGGTCGCTGGTCGGGCTCGAGCTCGACCGGCCGGTGCTGACCGAGCAGGCACGACTCGCCGACTTCACCAACGAGCTCGGGGTGGACGGCACGGTCCGGTTCCTCAAGAACGTCACCGGCCTGTGGGTCCTGTCGGAGTGCCTGCGGTCCTGGGGCGACCGTCGGCTCAAGGACGTCGAGCTGCGGTCGCTCATCGCGACGGCGGCCGAGTTCGAGCCGCTGCGCACGGTCATCGACATCAACGACCGTCGGTTGCTCGCACCGAGCACGGTCGCCGACCCGATGCCCGAGCGGGTGGCTGCGCTGGCACGGGAGGCGGGCGAGCTGGTGCCGCACTCACCAGTCGCGATCACGCGGTGCATCGTCGACAGCCTTGCCGTCGCCTACCGCCGCCACGTCCGCACCGCGGCCGACCTCGCCGGGGTCACCCTCGACGTGGTGCACGTCGTCGGCGGTGGCTCGCAGAACGAGGTGCTGTGCCAGCTCACCGCTGATGCCTGCGGCCTGCCCGTCCTCGCCGGACCGGTCGAGGCAGCCGCCCTCGGCAACGTGCTGGTGCAGGGTCGCGCGCTCGGCGCGGACCTCCCCGACCTCGCGGCGATGCGGTCGCTGGTCCGCCGGTCCTACGACGTCCGCCGCTACGAGCCGCGCGGCGGTGCCGACTGGGCCGACGCGGAGGCGCGCGTCCGCTAG
- a CDS encoding bifunctional aldolase/short-chain dehydrogenase produces the protein MTNPAAAALIARSNRLGADPKNTNYAGGNTSAKGVETDPVTGEPVELLWVKGSGGDLGTLTEPGLAVLRLDRMRSLVDVYPGIDREDEMVAAFDYCLHGKGGAAPSIDTAMHGLVDAAHVDHLHPDSGIAIATAADGEALTKEIFGDRVVWVPWRRPGFQLGLDIAEIKHRNPQAIGCILGGHGITAWGDTSEEAEAHSLMIIDTAADYIAENSRAEPFGPALEGYAALPPAERRARAAALAPTIRGIASADRPMVGHYTDSDEVLDFLAHAEHPRLAALGTSCPDHFLRTKVKPLVLDLPPTAPVEESLARLHDLAVAYREDYQAYYDRHATPDSPAIRGKDPLIVLVPGVGMFSFGKDKQTARVAGEFYVNAINVMRGAEGLSSYQPIDETEKFRIEYWALEEAKLQRMPKPKPLATRVALVTGAASGIGRATAQKLAAEGACVVIADLSLEKAQEAAREIGGADVAVGVQVDVSDEAAVQAAVDAAVLAFGGVDLVVNNAGLSLSRSLMETTEQDWDLQHDVMAKGSFLVAKATAKVMIEQQLGGDIVYISSKNAIFAGPNNVAYGAAKADQAHQVRLLAAELGEHGIKVNGVNPDGVVQGSGIFASGWGANRAAVYGVEEEDLGKFYAQRTILRREVLPDHIANAVFVLCGPELTHTTGLHIPVDAGVAAAFLR, from the coding sequence ATGACCAACCCCGCTGCGGCCGCGCTGATCGCCCGGTCCAACCGCCTCGGCGCCGACCCGAAGAACACCAACTACGCGGGCGGCAACACCTCGGCGAAGGGAGTCGAGACCGACCCGGTCACCGGCGAGCCGGTAGAGCTGCTCTGGGTCAAGGGCTCCGGCGGCGACCTCGGCACCCTGACCGAGCCCGGACTCGCCGTGCTCCGCCTCGACCGGATGCGCAGCCTGGTCGACGTCTACCCCGGCATCGACCGCGAGGACGAGATGGTCGCCGCGTTCGACTACTGCCTCCACGGCAAGGGCGGCGCCGCTCCCTCGATCGACACCGCGATGCACGGCCTCGTCGATGCGGCACACGTCGACCACCTCCACCCGGACTCCGGCATCGCGATCGCCACCGCCGCCGACGGCGAGGCGCTGACCAAGGAGATCTTCGGCGACCGTGTGGTGTGGGTGCCGTGGCGGCGCCCCGGCTTCCAGCTCGGCCTCGACATCGCCGAGATCAAGCACCGCAACCCGCAGGCGATCGGCTGCATCCTCGGGGGTCACGGCATCACCGCGTGGGGCGACACCAGCGAGGAGGCAGAGGCCCACTCGCTGATGATCATCGACACTGCTGCCGACTACATCGCCGAGAACTCCAGGGCCGAGCCGTTCGGACCCGCGCTCGAGGGGTACGCCGCGCTGCCGCCGGCCGAGCGCCGCGCCCGGGCGGCCGCCCTCGCGCCGACCATCCGCGGCATCGCGAGCGCGGACCGGCCGATGGTCGGCCACTACACGGACTCCGACGAGGTCCTCGACTTCCTCGCCCACGCGGAGCACCCGCGGCTCGCCGCCCTGGGCACGTCCTGCCCCGACCACTTCCTTCGCACCAAGGTCAAGCCCCTGGTCCTCGACCTGCCGCCGACCGCGCCGGTCGAGGAGTCCCTCGCCCGGTTGCACGACCTCGCGGTCGCCTATCGCGAGGACTACCAGGCCTACTACGACCGGCACGCGACACCGGACTCGCCCGCCATCCGCGGCAAGGACCCGCTGATCGTCCTGGTGCCCGGCGTCGGCATGTTCAGCTTCGGCAAGGACAAGCAGACCGCCCGCGTCGCCGGCGAGTTCTACGTCAACGCGATCAACGTGATGCGCGGCGCCGAGGGACTGTCGTCGTACCAGCCGATCGACGAGACGGAGAAGTTCCGGATCGAGTACTGGGCGCTGGAGGAGGCCAAGCTCCAGCGGATGCCGAAGCCCAAGCCGCTCGCCACCCGCGTCGCGCTGGTTACCGGCGCCGCGTCCGGCATCGGCCGGGCCACCGCGCAGAAGCTGGCCGCCGAGGGTGCCTGTGTCGTCATCGCGGACCTGTCGCTGGAGAAGGCCCAGGAGGCCGCGCGCGAGATCGGCGGCGCGGACGTGGCCGTCGGTGTGCAGGTCGACGTCAGCGACGAGGCTGCCGTCCAGGCCGCTGTCGACGCCGCGGTGCTGGCGTTCGGGGGAGTCGACCTCGTCGTCAACAACGCCGGCCTGTCCCTCTCCCGCTCGCTGATGGAGACCACCGAGCAGGACTGGGACCTCCAGCACGACGTGATGGCCAAGGGCTCGTTCCTGGTCGCCAAGGCGACCGCGAAGGTGATGATCGAGCAGCAGCTGGGCGGCGACATCGTCTACATCTCCAGCAAGAACGCGATCTTCGCCGGTCCCAACAACGTCGCCTACGGCGCCGCGAAGGCCGACCAGGCGCACCAGGTGCGGCTGCTGGCGGCCGAGCTCGGCGAGCACGGCATCAAGGTCAACGGCGTCAACCCCGACGGCGTCGTCCAGGGCTCCGGCATCTTTGCCAGCGGCTGGGGTGCCAACCGCGCCGCGGTGTACGGCGTGGAGGAGGAGGACCTCGGGAAGTTCTACGCCCAGCGGACGATCCTCAGGCGCGAGGTGCTGCCCGACCACATCGCCAACGCCGTCTTCGTCCTCTGCGGGCCCGAGCTGACCCACACCACCGGACTGCACATCCCGGTCGATGCCGGTGTCGCGGCCGCCTTCCTGCGGTGA
- the rhaI gene encoding L-rhamnose isomerase, with protein sequence MSSQKGFAAIAARLEGQAIELPSWAFGNSGTRFKVFATAGTPRSVEEKIADAATVHRFTGLAPTVALHIPWDKVDDYAALSAYAQDHGVRLGTINSNTFQDDDYKFGALTHVDAKVRQKAIDHHFECIDVMGATGSRDLKIWLAEGSNYPGQADLRGRQDRLGESLSTIYDRLGDDQRLVLEYKFFEPAFYHTDVPDWGTAYAQVAALGDRAVVCLDTGHHAPGTNIEFIVMQLLRLGKLGSFDFNSRFYADDDLIVGAADPFQLFRILFEVMRGGGYGPESDVAFMLDQCHNVEEKIPGQIRSVLNVQEMTARALLVDTDALHAAQDAGDVLGAHQVFMDAFYTDVRADLAGWREEHGLPADPMRAYAESGYQAEIEASRVGGTQLSWN encoded by the coding sequence ATGAGTAGTCAGAAGGGCTTCGCCGCCATCGCCGCTCGGCTCGAGGGCCAGGCGATCGAGCTCCCCTCCTGGGCGTTCGGCAACTCCGGCACCCGCTTCAAGGTCTTCGCCACCGCGGGCACCCCGCGCAGTGTCGAGGAGAAGATCGCCGATGCCGCCACCGTCCACCGGTTCACTGGCCTCGCACCGACCGTCGCCCTGCACATCCCGTGGGACAAGGTCGACGACTACGCCGCGCTGTCGGCGTACGCCCAGGACCACGGCGTGCGGCTCGGGACGATCAACTCCAACACGTTCCAGGACGACGACTACAAGTTCGGCGCCCTGACCCACGTCGACGCCAAGGTCCGCCAGAAGGCGATCGACCACCACTTCGAGTGCATCGACGTCATGGGCGCGACCGGCAGCCGGGACCTGAAGATCTGGCTGGCCGAGGGCAGCAACTACCCGGGCCAGGCAGACCTGCGCGGCCGCCAGGACCGGCTGGGGGAGTCGCTCAGCACCATCTACGACCGGCTCGGTGACGACCAGCGGCTGGTGCTCGAGTACAAGTTCTTCGAGCCGGCGTTCTACCACACCGACGTCCCCGACTGGGGTACGGCGTACGCCCAGGTGGCCGCTCTCGGCGACCGCGCGGTGGTCTGCCTCGACACCGGCCATCACGCGCCCGGCACCAACATCGAGTTCATCGTGATGCAGCTGCTGCGGCTCGGGAAGCTCGGCTCCTTCGACTTCAACTCCCGCTTCTACGCGGACGACGACCTGATCGTCGGCGCGGCCGACCCGTTCCAGCTGTTCCGGATCCTCTTCGAGGTGATGCGGGGCGGCGGCTACGGGCCGGAGAGCGACGTGGCGTTCATGCTCGACCAGTGCCACAACGTCGAGGAGAAGATTCCCGGCCAGATCCGGTCGGTCCTCAACGTGCAGGAGATGACCGCTCGCGCGCTGCTGGTGGACACCGATGCGCTCCACGCCGCCCAGGACGCCGGTGACGTCCTCGGTGCCCACCAGGTCTTCATGGACGCGTTCTACACCGACGTCCGGGCCGACCTCGCCGGCTGGCGTGAGGAGCACGGACTGCCGGCCGACCCGATGCGTGCCTACGCCGAGTCCGGCTACCAGGCCGAGATCGAGGCCAGCCGCGTCGGTGGCACGCAGCTGTCCTGGAACTGA
- a CDS encoding L-rhamnose mutarotase — protein MPRYCFTLQVRPDLIDEYVERHRAVWPEMLAALAETGWRNYSLFLREDGLLVGYVESDDLAAARAAMGRTEVNTRWQAEMAAYFTWPDAADAADDTAGQAPDEGFVVLREVFNLDDQLAESTRS, from the coding sequence ATGCCCCGCTACTGCTTCACCCTCCAGGTCCGACCGGACCTGATCGACGAGTACGTCGAGCGGCACCGGGCCGTCTGGCCCGAGATGCTCGCCGCACTTGCCGAGACCGGGTGGCGCAACTACTCCCTGTTCCTGCGGGAGGACGGGCTGCTGGTCGGGTACGTCGAGTCCGACGACCTGGCCGCGGCCCGGGCGGCCATGGGCCGCACCGAGGTCAACACCCGCTGGCAAGCCGAGATGGCCGCCTACTTCACCTGGCCGGATGCCGCCGATGCCGCCGATGACACAGCCGGACAGGCCCCCGACGAGGGCTTCGTCGTCCTCCGCGAGGTGTTCAACCTCGACGACCAGCTCGCAGAAAGCACCCGATCATGA
- the rhaS gene encoding rhamnose ABC transporter substrate-binding protein — translation MKFQSRRVATLAAVTLVAGLSLTACGGDDGEDGGSGGGDSSVTMLPKNLGNPYFDTSTAGAEKAAGELDAEIEEVGPDTASPEAQVPFINTAAQQGVGGLIVSANDPEAICDALTEAMDAGASVVTFDSDTNPECRDLFINQASAEGIAKVQVDLIAEQIGGSGEIAILSAAANATNQNAWIEMMEAELEANHPDIELVDTVYGDDDDQKSFDQTAALLQAHPDLKGIISPTTVGISAAARYLSDSEYKGKVALTGLGTPNQMREYVENGTVEAFALWNPGDLGYLAMYATQALIDGDIEGEEGDTFDAGDLGEYTVGADGEVLLGDPFVFNAENIGDFDF, via the coding sequence ATGAAGTTCCAGAGCCGACGGGTGGCCACCCTGGCCGCTGTCACCCTTGTTGCGGGCCTCAGCCTCACCGCGTGCGGTGGGGACGACGGTGAGGACGGAGGCAGCGGCGGGGGCGACAGCTCCGTCACCATGCTGCCGAAGAACCTCGGCAACCCGTACTTCGACACCAGCACCGCAGGCGCCGAGAAGGCTGCCGGCGAGCTCGACGCCGAGATCGAGGAGGTCGGACCCGACACGGCGAGCCCCGAGGCCCAGGTCCCGTTCATCAACACCGCCGCCCAGCAGGGCGTCGGCGGCCTCATCGTCTCGGCCAACGACCCGGAGGCGATCTGCGACGCGCTCACCGAGGCGATGGACGCCGGCGCCTCCGTCGTCACCTTCGACTCCGACACCAACCCCGAGTGCCGCGACCTGTTCATCAACCAGGCCAGCGCCGAGGGCATCGCCAAGGTCCAGGTCGACCTGATCGCCGAGCAGATCGGCGGCTCGGGCGAGATCGCGATCCTGTCGGCCGCGGCCAACGCGACCAACCAGAACGCCTGGATCGAGATGATGGAGGCGGAGCTCGAGGCCAACCACCCCGACATCGAGCTCGTCGACACCGTCTACGGCGACGACGACGACCAGAAGTCCTTCGACCAGACCGCCGCGCTCCTGCAGGCGCACCCCGACCTGAAGGGCATCATCTCGCCCACCACGGTCGGCATCTCCGCGGCCGCCCGCTACCTGTCGGACTCGGAGTACAAGGGCAAGGTCGCGCTGACCGGCCTCGGCACCCCGAACCAGATGCGTGAGTACGTCGAGAACGGCACCGTCGAGGCCTTCGCACTCTGGAACCCGGGCGACCTGGGCTACCTGGCGATGTACGCCACCCAGGCCCTGATCGACGGCGACATCGAGGGCGAGGAGGGCGACACCTTCGACGCCGGCGACCTCGGCGAGTACACGGTGGGCGCGGACGGCGAGGTCCTCCTCGGCGACCCGTTCGTCTTCAACGCAGAGAACATCGGCGACTTCGACTTCTGA
- a CDS encoding ABC transporter permease: MLDAQTPAPERTYRAYARPLWSRLLLTHEAAVIALLVAVFVWANGNVANFDGPLTLYYLFLDNVPILLIALPMTLVIVTGEIDLSVASIVGVSAALTGVFHVDAGLSIPVAAALAVGVGVLAGALNGFLVAYVGLPSLAVTIGTLALFRGIAVGLLGDSSITDFPDKWTDLAKERIVEESSYPMILVPIAVLAVIFVLLLHFTGFGRGIYEIGLNHEAARFTGVNVERTKFLLFVLSGAVAAFAGVYYALRYGSVRGDSAYGLELQVIAAVLLGGVSIFGGRGALHGVIAGVLLLGVIASAMRLEGETVNKINIVIGVLLVLSVISTSFLSWASGLRSGRRWPWATRSRSDRAARQPQS; the protein is encoded by the coding sequence ATGCTCGACGCCCAGACACCAGCACCCGAGCGCACCTACCGCGCCTACGCCCGCCCGTTGTGGTCGCGCCTGCTCCTCACCCACGAGGCCGCGGTCATCGCCCTCCTCGTCGCGGTCTTCGTGTGGGCCAACGGCAACGTCGCCAACTTCGACGGCCCGCTCACGCTCTACTACCTCTTCCTCGACAACGTGCCGATCCTGCTGATCGCACTGCCGATGACACTGGTGATCGTCACCGGTGAGATCGACCTCTCGGTGGCCAGCATCGTCGGCGTCAGCGCCGCGCTGACCGGTGTCTTCCACGTCGACGCCGGCCTCTCGATCCCGGTCGCGGCCGCTCTCGCGGTCGGTGTCGGCGTCCTCGCCGGTGCGCTCAACGGCTTCCTCGTCGCGTACGTCGGACTGCCTTCCCTCGCCGTCACCATCGGAACGCTCGCCCTCTTCCGCGGCATCGCCGTCGGTCTGCTGGGCGACAGCTCGATCACCGACTTCCCCGACAAGTGGACCGACCTCGCGAAGGAGCGGATCGTCGAGGAGAGCTCGTACCCGATGATCCTGGTGCCGATCGCGGTCCTCGCCGTCATCTTCGTGCTCCTGCTCCACTTCACCGGCTTCGGCCGCGGCATCTACGAGATCGGGCTCAACCACGAGGCCGCTCGCTTCACGGGCGTCAACGTCGAGCGCACCAAGTTCCTCCTGTTCGTGCTCTCCGGTGCGGTCGCGGCCTTCGCCGGCGTCTACTACGCCCTGCGCTACGGCAGCGTCCGCGGCGACTCGGCCTACGGGCTGGAGCTCCAGGTCATCGCCGCCGTGCTGCTCGGCGGGGTCTCGATCTTCGGCGGCCGGGGTGCGCTCCACGGCGTCATCGCCGGCGTGCTGCTCCTCGGTGTCATCGCCAGCGCCATGCGCCTGGAGGGCGAGACCGTCAACAAGATCAACATCGTGATCGGAGTGCTCCTCGTGCTCTCCGTGATCTCCACCAGCTTCCTCTCCTGGGCCTCGGGTCTGCGCTCAGGGAGGAGATGGCCGTGGGCGACTCGCTCGCGGTCCGACCGCGCTGCCCGGCAGCCGCAGTCCTGA
- a CDS encoding ABC transporter permease has translation MTTTTDAPQPSLPDDAIELAPSALSPAQRFLGGLLRSRELAVGLVLLALVVATATQSSSFVFGSDGWRSLLVNPSILILLAVGQTVVIVTRNVDLSVGSTLGLTAYLTGRLFVDTGLPTLVVVLLAVLAGAGLGLVNGILVTFGRVPSLVITLGTLYIYRGVFLSWAGSDRINASDIPDGFSSLGTEQLLSIPVLTIVALAVMGVVGYLMHTSRGGRELYAIGSDPDAAHLYGLPVARRVLMAFVASGALAGLAGVFYVARYGTVSSNAGFGIELQAVGAAVIGGVAIFGGSGTVWGAAIGASLLVTINSALPVLGIDDFWQRAVVGALILAAVALDRVLTLRQERRLVAARELDHDQGPPPPPPSSTSVPSGSAS, from the coding sequence ATGACGACGACCACCGATGCCCCGCAGCCGTCGCTGCCCGACGACGCGATCGAGCTGGCGCCCAGCGCGCTCTCACCCGCGCAACGCTTCCTCGGCGGCCTGCTCCGCTCGCGCGAGCTCGCGGTCGGGCTCGTCCTCCTCGCTCTCGTCGTGGCGACGGCGACCCAGAGCTCGAGCTTCGTCTTCGGTTCCGACGGCTGGCGGTCGCTGCTGGTCAACCCCAGCATCCTCATCCTGCTCGCAGTGGGCCAGACGGTGGTGATCGTCACCCGCAACGTCGACCTCTCGGTCGGCTCGACCCTCGGTCTGACCGCCTATCTCACCGGCCGGCTCTTCGTCGACACCGGCCTGCCGACCCTCGTCGTGGTCCTGCTGGCGGTCCTGGCCGGTGCCGGCCTCGGCCTGGTCAACGGCATCCTGGTGACGTTCGGACGGGTGCCGTCCCTCGTGATCACTCTCGGCACCCTCTACATCTACCGCGGCGTCTTCCTCTCCTGGGCCGGCAGCGACCGGATCAACGCCAGCGACATCCCCGACGGCTTCTCGTCGCTCGGCACCGAGCAGCTGCTGAGCATCCCTGTCCTCACCATCGTCGCGCTCGCCGTCATGGGCGTCGTCGGGTACCTGATGCACACCAGCCGCGGCGGTCGCGAGCTCTACGCGATCGGGTCCGACCCCGACGCCGCCCACCTCTACGGCCTGCCCGTCGCGCGCCGGGTGCTGATGGCCTTCGTCGCCTCCGGAGCCCTCGCCGGTCTCGCCGGCGTCTTCTACGTCGCCCGCTACGGCACGGTCAGCTCCAACGCCGGCTTCGGCATCGAGCTCCAAGCCGTGGGCGCCGCGGTCATCGGGGGCGTCGCGATCTTCGGTGGCAGCGGCACCGTCTGGGGCGCCGCGATCGGCGCGTCCCTGCTGGTGACGATCAACAGCGCGCTGCCGGTGCTGGGCATCGACGACTTCTGGCAGCGCGCCGTCGTCGGTGCGCTCATCCTCGCCGCGGTGGCTCTCGACCGGGTCCTGACCCTCCGCCAGGAACGGCGGCTGGTCGCCGCCCGCGAGCTCGACCACGACCAGGGGCCGCCACCACCGCCACCGTCGTCCACTTCCGTCCCATCGGGGAGCGCCTCGTGA
- a CDS encoding sugar ABC transporter ATP-binding protein, whose amino-acid sequence MPARTGPGSSPLTLELRDVAKSFGAVAALRSGTLEVRPGSIHALVGENGAGKSTLVKIVAGVHRRDAGTFRLLGADVDFGSTADSKAAGVAVIYQEPTLFPDLSVAENIFMGRHPLRGARRIDRPRMYVESEALFARLGVHIDPRRPARGLSIADQQIIEIAKAISLDAALLVMDEPTAALSGVEVERLFAVARSLRDEGRALVFISHRFDEVFALCDMVTVMRDGEYVSTDTVAETSVDQIVARMVGREVAELFPKVPAEIGDVVLEVDGLNRAGLFHDVSFQVRAGEIVALAGLVGAGRSEIARAVFGVDPYDSGRVTVAGKRLPARRPRAAIAAGMAFVPEDRRQQGLVIEGTIARNVASVIRTRLDRAGIITSRAENRAAGPWAARLEVKTSALDMRAATMSGGNQQKVVLAKWLATEPKLLIIDEPTRGIDVGTKAEVHRLLSDLAGRGLAIVMISSELPEVLGMADRVLVVHEGRIAAELDRDQATPEAVMRAATGSTTPARTGAGPAAAARQEVKA is encoded by the coding sequence ATGCCTGCCAGAACCGGACCCGGCTCCAGCCCGCTGACGCTCGAGCTTCGTGACGTCGCGAAGTCGTTCGGAGCGGTCGCCGCCCTCCGTTCGGGCACCCTCGAGGTACGGCCCGGATCGATCCACGCGCTCGTGGGCGAGAACGGCGCCGGCAAGTCGACGCTGGTGAAGATCGTCGCCGGCGTGCACCGTCGCGACGCCGGCACCTTCCGGCTGCTCGGGGCGGACGTCGACTTCGGGTCGACCGCTGACTCGAAGGCGGCAGGCGTCGCGGTCATCTACCAGGAGCCGACGCTCTTCCCCGACCTCTCCGTCGCGGAGAACATCTTCATGGGCCGGCACCCGCTGCGCGGCGCGCGTCGGATCGACCGCCCGCGCATGTACGTCGAGTCCGAGGCGCTGTTCGCACGGCTCGGCGTGCACATCGACCCCCGCCGGCCCGCGCGCGGCCTGTCGATCGCCGACCAGCAGATCATCGAGATCGCCAAGGCGATCTCGCTCGACGCCGCCCTCCTCGTCATGGACGAGCCCACCGCCGCGCTGAGCGGCGTCGAGGTGGAGCGTCTGTTCGCCGTTGCGCGCAGCCTGCGCGACGAAGGCCGTGCGCTCGTGTTCATCTCCCACCGGTTCGACGAGGTCTTCGCGCTCTGCGACATGGTCACCGTCATGCGGGACGGCGAGTACGTCTCCACCGACACCGTCGCCGAGACCTCCGTCGACCAGATCGTGGCGCGGATGGTCGGTCGCGAGGTCGCCGAGCTCTTTCCCAAGGTCCCTGCCGAGATCGGCGACGTCGTGCTGGAGGTCGACGGCCTCAACCGGGCCGGGCTCTTCCACGACGTCAGCTTCCAGGTGCGAGCCGGCGAGATCGTCGCGCTCGCCGGCCTGGTCGGCGCCGGCCGCAGCGAGATCGCCCGCGCGGTGTTCGGCGTCGACCCCTACGACAGCGGACGCGTGACCGTCGCGGGCAAACGGCTTCCGGCGCGCCGGCCGCGCGCCGCGATCGCGGCGGGCATGGCGTTCGTCCCGGAGGACCGCCGCCAGCAGGGCCTCGTCATCGAGGGCACCATCGCCCGCAACGTGGCCTCGGTCATCCGCACCCGGCTCGACCGGGCCGGGATCATCACCAGCCGTGCCGAGAACAGGGCGGCCGGTCCGTGGGCGGCGCGGCTCGAGGTCAAGACCAGCGCACTGGACATGCGGGCCGCGACCATGTCGGGCGGCAACCAGCAGAAGGTCGTCCTCGCCAAGTGGCTCGCGACGGAGCCCAAGCTGCTCATCATCGACGAGCCGACCCGCGGTATCGACGTCGGCACCAAGGCCGAGGTACACCGCCTCCTCTCCGACCTCGCCGGGCGCGGTCTCGCGATCGTGATGATCTCCTCCGAGCTGCCGGAGGTGCTCGGCATGGCCGACCGCGTCCTCGTCGTCCATGAGGGACGGATCGCGGCCGAGCTCGATCGCGACCAGGCCACGCCCGAGGCCGTGATGCGCGCCGCCACCGGCAGCACCACGCCGGCACGAACCGGCGCGGGCCCCGCTGCTGCTGCCCGCCAGGAGGTGAAGGCATGA